A stretch of DNA from Arthrobacter jiangjiafuii:
TACGACGTTATGAGCTAATACACACGGCGGGGCGCATTAGTGCCGGTGTGTCGGCGTCCGGTGCAAAAAAAGCGGACCCCGGAGCGAAAGCCGGCCGGGCACCACCCATGTTCACCGCCGGGACTGCCACCGGGTCAGCAGGCCCTCCGGAACTTCCTCCGCCGTGAGGGCAAAGCTGCGGTGGTCGGCCCACTCCCCCGCAATGTGCAGGTACCGCTCCCGCAGGCCTTCGTCCCGGAAGCCAAGCTTTTCCACCACCCGCAGGCTTGCCCGGTTTTCCGGCTTGATGTTGATCTCCATCCGGTGCAGGCCGAGTCCCCGGAAGCAGTGGTCCGTCGCCAGCGCCACGGCGGTGGGGGCAATGCCCCGTCCGGCGTGCGCCTCGTCCACCCAGTAGCCCAGCGTGGCCATGCGGGCCGAGCCCCAGACAATCGTGGAGACCGTCAGCTGCCCTACGATCGCGGGCGGATGATGCAGTGACTCCCCGCGTTCGGTGATGACGAAGGGGAGGGCCGAATCCTCGCGGGCCTGCCGGTTCAGGCTGCTCACCATGGCCCGGTAGGAGGGCAGCTCGCCGCCGGGCAACGGGTTGCTTGCTTCCCAGGGGGCCATCCACCGGGCGTTGCGGGCCCGGAGCCTGGTCCACTCAGCGCGGTCGCGGTAGCGGATGGGCCGCAGCCCCACGTCACCGCATTCGAGCGTCACGGGCCAGAGCGCCGAGCCCCACACCGCATCAGCTTTCGAGCGTACCGGTGAAGTCCTTGAGCCACTCGCGCAGGTCCGGACCGAGGTCCTCACGCTCGGAGGCCAGGGTTACTACGGCCTTCAGGTAGCTCAGCTTGTCACCGGTGTCGTAGCGGCGGCCGCGGAAGACGACGCCGTACACGCCGGAGCCTTCACCATCTTCCTGGGCGGCGAGGGTCTGCAGGGCATCGGTCAGCTGGATTTCCCCGCCGCGTCCGGGCCCGGTTTCCTCCAGGACGCCGAAGACGGCCGGGTGCAGGACGTAGCGGCCGATCACGGCAAGGTTGGAGGGAGCCTCATCCACGTCGGGCTTCTCCACGAGCTTGTTGACCTTCACATAGTCTTCG
This window harbors:
- a CDS encoding GNAT family N-acetyltransferase yields the protein MWGSALWPVTLECGDVGLRPIRYRDRAEWTRLRARNARWMAPWEASNPLPGGELPSYRAMVSSLNRQAREDSALPFVITERGESLHHPPAIVGQLTVSTIVWGSARMATLGYWVDEAHAGRGIAPTAVALATDHCFRGLGLHRMEINIKPENRASLRVVEKLGFRDEGLRERYLHIAGEWADHRSFALTAEEVPEGLLTRWQSRR